The following are from one region of the Salvia splendens isolate huo1 chromosome 2, SspV2, whole genome shotgun sequence genome:
- the LOC121771847 gene encoding uncharacterized protein LOC121771847 — MDYNLGALKLMSAQLKNARQTPSQNAFSLGGILFQRAWIQGVLVSVPSASDDGESGRFLLDDGTGVIELSLSRDRQWESGMYLMVIGAYHVRAGDLPFIKVHKIVDLSPFPDIESMWYLEVIEVFKLFYEPLFQE; from the exons ATGGATTATAATTTAGGAGCATTAAAACTGATGAGCGCGCAACTGAAAAACGCCCGCCAAACGCCGTCACAGAACGCCTTCAGTCTCGGCGGCATCCTCTTCCAACGCGCTTGGATTCAG GGGGTTTTAGTCTCCGTACCATCGGCATCCGACGATGGTGAGAGCGGCCGGTTCCTTCTAGACGACGGCACCGGTGTCATTGAACTATCGCTCTCCCGCGACCGCCAATGGGAATCTG GGATGTACCTAATGGTGATTGGAGCGTATCATGTCCGCGCAGGTGATCTTCCATTTATTAAG GTTCACAAAATTGTTGATCTTTCACCATTTCCAGATATTGAATCAATGTGGTATCTGGAAGTTATTGAAGTTTTCAAACTCTTTTATGAACCATTATTTCAAGAATGA